The Mucilaginibacter terrenus genome has a segment encoding these proteins:
- a CDS encoding LytR/AlgR family response regulator transcription factor, producing the protein MTLNCIAVDDEPLALGLVCAFIEQTPFLNLLGRYGSAIEALGALQQHKVDLIFLDIQMPNLNGIELARVLDSRGPNKPRIIFTTAYNQFALEGYRVDALDYLLKPFNYEEFLHAANKALGYAELLQKANESTPVTPSAIETVAALAPVTEQVEDDYLFIKVEYQLVRIALSDILYLESLKDYVKVYLQNTEKPILTLSSLKALEEKLPAKRFMRVHRSYIVSLDKINSITRNSLHIGKINITVGDLYKDAFAQFLSRWV; encoded by the coding sequence ATGACACTAAACTGCATAGCTGTTGACGATGAGCCACTTGCCCTGGGGCTGGTTTGCGCCTTTATAGAACAAACACCGTTTCTTAACCTGCTGGGGCGCTACGGTAGCGCCATAGAGGCTTTGGGCGCATTACAGCAGCACAAAGTGGACCTTATATTCCTGGACATACAAATGCCCAATCTTAACGGCATCGAGCTCGCCCGTGTGCTGGACAGTAGGGGGCCTAATAAACCCCGCATCATCTTCACTACCGCTTATAACCAGTTCGCACTGGAAGGTTACCGGGTTGACGCGTTGGACTACCTGCTAAAGCCATTTAATTATGAAGAGTTCCTGCATGCGGCAAACAAGGCGCTCGGGTATGCCGAACTGCTGCAAAAAGCTAATGAAAGCACTCCTGTAACACCATCAGCGATAGAGACGGTTGCGGCATTGGCACCGGTAACAGAACAGGTTGAGGACGATTACCTGTTCATCAAGGTAGAGTACCAATTGGTGCGTATTGCCCTAAGTGATATCCTTTACCTCGAGAGCCTTAAAGATTACGTGAAGGTTTACCTGCAAAATACCGAAAAGCCAATATTAACGCTCAGTAGCCTTAAGGCGCTTGAAGAAAAATTACCCGCAAAGCGCTTTATGCGCGTGCACCGGTCGTACATTGTTTCGTTAGACAAAATCAACTCAATAACCCGAAATTCGCTGCATATCGGCAAAATCAACATCACCGTTGGCGATTTATATAAAGATGCTTTTGCTCAGTTTTTAAGCAGGTGGGTATAA
- a CDS encoding YdeI/OmpD-associated family protein: MVEFDTIIYQFGEFGDKTGWTYIEIAADLAEQIKPGTRRAFRVKGLLDNFEIAGKSLLPFGEGSFILPFNQEMRKGTRKKCGAMLHVKLEEDKDFKVETPPELEECFDFEPDAAEYFYSLTKSHQGYFIKWINDAKTPETRVKRIEHTVKATLRKMDYGMMLREMKKERQG, encoded by the coding sequence ATGGTCGAGTTTGATACTATCATATACCAGTTTGGCGAATTTGGCGACAAAACCGGCTGGACCTATATCGAAATAGCTGCAGACCTGGCCGAACAGATAAAGCCGGGTACCCGCCGGGCTTTCCGGGTGAAAGGTTTACTGGATAATTTTGAGATAGCGGGTAAATCGCTGCTGCCTTTTGGTGAGGGTAGTTTTATACTGCCATTTAACCAGGAGATGCGCAAAGGTACCCGCAAAAAGTGTGGCGCCATGCTACATGTTAAACTGGAGGAGGATAAAGACTTTAAGGTGGAAACACCGCCTGAGCTGGAGGAGTGCTTTGATTTCGAGCCCGATGCGGCTGAATACTTTTATAGCTTAACCAAATCTCATCAGGGCTATTTTATAAAATGGATAAATGATGCTAAAACACCCGAGACCAGGGTCAAACGTATCGAGCATACTGTAAAAGCTACCCTGCGTAAAATGGATTATGGCATGATGCTGAGGGAAATGAAGAAGGAACGGCAAGGTTAA
- a CDS encoding glycoside hydrolase family 35 protein has protein sequence MLKKLLLFCAALFSIEIAFGQNVNHTFALGDSTFLLDGKPLQMISGEMHYTRIPREYWRERMKMAKAMGLNTIGTYVFWNAHENTQGKYDFTGNNDVAEFVRIAKEEGLWVVMRPSPYVCAEWEFGGYPWWLLKDKTLKVRSKDPRFITAYSNYMMEVGKQLAPLQVNHGGNILMVQIENEYGSYSNDKEYLAQNEKIFRDAGFDGLLFTCDGASQMPAGYLPGFLPAVNGEDDPKKVKELINKYHNGKGPYYIAEWYPGWFDSWGKPHSGSNAEKDAKKLDEVLSAGISINMYMFHGGTTRDFMNGANMNSREPYYPQTSSYDYDAPLDEAGNPTDKFMKFRQVIAKHLPPGETLPEIPEKKKRTFALEVIKFTGKANLFSNLPKPIEAEHPMSFEDIDQGYGFVLYRTTLANAVSGLLKIKEMRDYATVYLNGKRISVLDRRLKQDSLQLNSPTANSVLDILVENNGRINYGPFLIDNRQGITDKVTLNGQELLGWKMYQFPFTTLAGTRYLPLQAADATEMPALYRGTFSLRGIGDTYLDMHGFGKGFVFVNGHNLGKYWEIGPQQTLYVPAVWLKKGINEVVVFDELKSGHTELSTFDHPVLDEMIKQ, from the coding sequence ATGCTGAAGAAATTACTACTGTTTTGCGCGGCGTTGTTTAGTATTGAAATTGCCTTCGGTCAAAATGTTAACCACACGTTTGCACTTGGCGACAGTACCTTTTTGTTAGACGGTAAGCCGCTGCAGATGATATCCGGCGAAATGCATTACACCCGCATTCCGCGTGAGTACTGGCGCGAACGTATGAAGATGGCAAAAGCAATGGGCCTGAATACCATTGGCACTTACGTTTTCTGGAACGCGCATGAAAATACGCAGGGTAAATACGACTTTACAGGCAACAACGATGTTGCCGAGTTTGTGCGGATAGCTAAAGAAGAAGGCCTTTGGGTAGTGATGCGGCCCAGCCCTTATGTATGTGCCGAGTGGGAGTTTGGGGGTTACCCGTGGTGGTTGCTAAAGGATAAAACCTTAAAGGTGCGCAGCAAAGATCCCCGGTTTATAACAGCATATAGCAATTACATGATGGAGGTGGGTAAACAACTTGCTCCATTGCAAGTAAACCATGGCGGCAACATCCTGATGGTGCAGATAGAGAACGAATACGGCTCTTACAGTAACGATAAAGAATACCTGGCACAGAACGAAAAGATTTTTCGTGATGCAGGCTTTGATGGATTGCTGTTCACTTGCGATGGAGCATCGCAGATGCCTGCGGGTTACCTGCCCGGTTTTTTACCAGCCGTAAATGGCGAGGATGATCCCAAAAAGGTGAAAGAACTCATTAACAAGTACCATAATGGCAAAGGTCCGTACTACATTGCAGAATGGTACCCGGGCTGGTTTGACAGTTGGGGAAAGCCACACAGCGGCAGCAATGCGGAGAAGGATGCAAAGAAACTGGACGAGGTACTATCCGCCGGCATATCTATCAATATGTATATGTTTCATGGTGGTACCACGCGCGATTTCATGAACGGCGCTAATATGAACAGCCGTGAGCCTTACTACCCGCAAACATCAAGTTACGACTATGATGCACCGCTGGACGAAGCGGGTAATCCAACAGATAAGTTCATGAAGTTTAGGCAGGTTATTGCCAAACATTTGCCGCCGGGAGAAACACTGCCGGAAATTCCAGAGAAGAAGAAGCGCACGTTCGCGCTGGAAGTAATAAAGTTTACGGGCAAGGCAAACCTGTTTAGCAACCTGCCAAAACCTATAGAGGCCGAGCACCCAATGAGCTTTGAGGATATTGATCAGGGTTACGGCTTTGTACTGTACCGCACTACTCTGGCGAATGCCGTAAGCGGCCTGCTCAAAATAAAAGAGATGCGTGATTACGCCACCGTCTACCTTAACGGTAAACGCATTAGCGTGCTGGACAGGCGCCTCAAACAAGATTCACTGCAACTGAATAGCCCCACGGCCAATAGCGTGCTGGACATTCTGGTAGAGAACAACGGGCGCATTAACTACGGCCCTTTCCTGATAGACAACCGCCAAGGCATTACGGATAAGGTTACACTCAATGGGCAGGAACTGCTCGGCTGGAAAATGTACCAGTTCCCTTTTACCACCTTGGCAGGGACGCGCTATTTACCCCTACAGGCGGCTGACGCCACAGAAATGCCTGCATTGTACCGCGGTACGTTTTCATTAAGAGGTATTGGCGACACCTATTTGGATATGCACGGTTTTGGCAAAGGCTTTGTATTTGTCAATGGGCACAATTTGGGTAAGTATTGGGAAATAGGCCCGCAGCAAACCTTGTATGTGCCGGCAGTATGGCTCAAAAAGGGCATTAACGAAGTGGTGGTGTTTGACGAACTGAAAAGCGGCCACACCGAACTTTCCACCTTTGACCATCCGGTATTAGATGAAATGATCAAGCAATAA
- the msrA gene encoding peptide-methionine (S)-S-oxide reductase MsrA — protein MNIQRITFGNGCFWCTEAIFQSLKGVTKVSSGYMGGKTANPTYMEVCTGESGHAEVIDLEYDADVISFDELLLVFFKTHNPTTLNRQGNDVGTQYRSAIFYYNNEQKNEAEAMIKRLTDEKVFDKPIVTEVASASEFYIAEDYHQNYYNDNPLKPYCSFVIQPKLTKFAKEFTEKIKPELL, from the coding sequence ATGAACATTCAAAGAATCACATTTGGGAACGGGTGCTTTTGGTGCACCGAGGCAATATTTCAATCTCTTAAAGGAGTTACAAAAGTATCGTCGGGCTATATGGGTGGTAAAACCGCTAATCCAACCTACATGGAGGTTTGCACAGGCGAATCGGGCCATGCAGAAGTAATAGACCTGGAGTATGATGCAGACGTTATCTCTTTTGACGAATTGCTGCTGGTTTTTTTTAAAACACATAACCCAACCACGCTCAACCGCCAGGGAAATGATGTGGGCACTCAATACCGTTCGGCTATTTTCTATTACAACAACGAGCAGAAAAACGAGGCAGAAGCTATGATAAAAAGGCTTACCGACGAGAAAGTATTTGACAAGCCTATCGTAACTGAGGTAGCATCTGCCAGCGAGTTCTATATAGCCGAAGACTATCATCAGAATTATTATAACGACAACCCGTTGAAGCCTTACTGCTCTTTTGTTATCCAGCCGAAGCTTACCAAGTTTGCCAAAGAATTTACAGAAAAAATAAAGCCTGAACTGCTATAA
- a CDS encoding 5'-nucleotidase, lipoprotein e(P4) family, whose product MRRIAAPLLAGIILISACSAPKKTENISMANAGKVWSSLWQQRSAEYRALCFQAYNIARQRVNEAVRNDGAKPLAIVTDVDETVLDNSPYDAMRAANNQEYSQDTWKAWTDKAVADTVPGAPSFFKYAASKGITVFYITNRSENERASTLKNLQAYGFPNADDAHLLLRQNSSSKESRRQTVLSTYNIVLLCGDNLPDFDLLYDNKPAEQSRQDVTNRLRKEFGSRYIIIPNPAYGDWENALFNNKNGASGIQKDSVMRSKLKVDKQ is encoded by the coding sequence ATGAGAAGAATAGCAGCTCCCCTATTAGCAGGCATTATTTTAATAAGCGCCTGTTCTGCCCCAAAAAAGACAGAGAACATTTCTATGGCCAATGCCGGTAAGGTATGGTCATCCTTATGGCAGCAGCGCTCGGCCGAGTACCGGGCGCTTTGCTTTCAGGCATACAACATAGCACGCCAGCGCGTAAATGAAGCGGTGCGAAACGATGGCGCTAAACCACTAGCGATTGTTACAGACGTAGACGAAACCGTGCTGGATAACAGCCCTTATGATGCTATGCGTGCAGCTAACAACCAGGAGTACTCGCAGGATACTTGGAAGGCATGGACCGACAAAGCCGTTGCAGATACAGTACCCGGTGCGCCATCCTTCTTTAAGTATGCGGCGTCTAAAGGTATTACCGTGTTCTATATTACCAACCGTAGCGAAAATGAACGTGCATCCACACTAAAGAACCTGCAGGCTTACGGTTTTCCAAACGCCGACGATGCTCACCTGCTGTTGAGACAAAACTCCTCCAGTAAAGAAAGCCGCCGTCAAACGGTGCTGTCCACCTACAATATCGTTCTCCTTTGCGGTGATAACCTGCCCGATTTTGATTTGCTATATGACAACAAACCCGCCGAACAAAGCCGGCAGGATGTAACCAACAGGTTAAGGAAGGAGTTTGGCAGCAGGTATATTATTATACCTAACCCTGCCTATGGCGATTGGGAGAACGCCCTGTTTAACAATAAGAACGGCGCAAGCGGTATTCAGAAAGATTCAGTAATGAGAAGTAAACTGAAGGTCGACAAGCAATAA
- a CDS encoding aldose 1-epimerase family protein: MTVIENEFLSVAIDTKGAQLSSLKNKETGVEHMWQADANVWAYHAPNLFPIVGQLINDELLVDGEKYSMKRHGFARQSDFILLESDGVSAAFSLPNCEKTLQVYPYKFDFQVLYTLIENSLRVTYKLINRDKKTIYFSVGGHPAFNVPFGPGESYEDYYVEFETQETLSTHLLSAEGLFNGETRPVEITNKKLPLTRDMFQADALVFKDMQSRLLTIKSEKHDRTLSVEFPHFNYVGLWAKPGADFLCIEPWLGCADSVGEAKDISQKEAIQKVAVGHVFEASYFISI; the protein is encoded by the coding sequence ATGACGGTTATCGAAAATGAATTTTTATCAGTAGCTATTGACACAAAAGGCGCGCAACTAAGCTCGCTAAAAAACAAGGAAACAGGTGTAGAGCACATGTGGCAGGCAGACGCAAATGTTTGGGCCTACCATGCGCCAAACCTGTTCCCGATTGTAGGGCAACTGATAAATGATGAGTTGCTGGTGGATGGTGAAAAGTACAGCATGAAACGCCACGGCTTTGCACGCCAGTCGGACTTTATATTATTGGAAAGCGACGGTGTCTCAGCGGCCTTTTCACTGCCCAATTGCGAGAAAACGCTGCAGGTTTACCCCTACAAGTTTGACTTCCAGGTGCTTTATACGCTGATCGAGAATTCACTAAGGGTAACTTACAAGCTGATCAATCGGGATAAAAAAACAATTTACTTTTCTGTTGGCGGCCACCCCGCGTTTAACGTTCCGTTTGGGCCGGGTGAAAGCTATGAGGACTACTATGTAGAGTTTGAAACGCAGGAGACACTTAGCACGCACCTGCTATCTGCCGAAGGTTTGTTCAATGGAGAGACCCGTCCTGTAGAGATAACCAACAAAAAGTTGCCGCTTACACGTGATATGTTCCAGGCAGATGCGTTGGTATTTAAAGACATGCAATCGCGCCTGCTGACCATAAAAAGCGAGAAACACGACCGAACCCTTTCAGTAGAATTCCCTCACTTTAATTATGTGGGTTTATGGGCAAAACCCGGAGCAGATTTCCTTTGTATTGAGCCTTGGCTGGGGTGTGCCGACTCAGTTGGCGAGGCGAAAGATATCAGCCAAAAAGAAGCTATTCAGAAAGTTGCAGTAGGGCATGTTTTCGAAGCTTCGTACTTTATAAGTATCTAG
- a CDS encoding bifunctional YncE family protein/alkaline phosphatase family protein, with product MKRTLLICLGALAIVNATAQTPGKIEKTGQVLLPNGWKLSPAGTSLPLGDLPLNLQLSSSGKYLAVTNNGQSTQSLQLIDPKGQKEYDSKVLGKSWYGIAFSRDEKNLYASGGNDNTILKFRLADNKLGTPDTIKLGAAWPKNKICPTGIAVNKANTQLYTVTKEDSCLYVIDPAAKSIVDKVKIGAEAYSCILSPDEKTLYISLWGGDKIAFYNIATKKLTTLSTGSHPNELLLNKKGTLLFVANANDNSVSIVNTASQKVLETVSTALYPTKLTGSTTNGFALSANEKMLYIANADNNCLAVFDVSKPGSSQSRGFIPTGWYPTNVKMLGSKILVSNGKGFTSMANPKGPQPLLKVDNSGYQRGAINSREQYIGGLFKGTLSFIDAPNDIKLKAYTKQVYANAAFTDKKAAVAPGEAGNPIPRKVGDKSPIKYVFYIIKENRTYDQVLGDMPEGNGDTSLCIFGKRTTPNLHAIASQFALMDNFYVDAEVSADGHNWSMAAYATDFVEKTWPTSYGGRGGTYDFEGTRKAAYPRDGFIWDYCKRAGVSYRTYGEFAEGGEKPKANLKSLEGHFCLQSPDFDLTIKDIKREEIWEHDFDSLLRANAVPRFNTVRLGNDHTSGQRKGAYSPTAAVADNDLAVGRFIEHLSESAIWKESVVFVLEDDAQNGPDHIDAHRSPVFVVSPYVKRNAVIHNMYSTSGVLRTIELILGLPPMSQYDAAAMPLYECFTAKPDLTPYKAKDAQVDIDQRNVADNESSRKSESFNLAEEDAAPDLELNEVVWKSIKGENSVMPAPKRSAFVILEKKKKQDDD from the coding sequence ATGAAAAGAACCTTACTAATTTGCCTTGGTGCTTTGGCCATTGTAAACGCCACAGCCCAAACTCCCGGAAAGATAGAAAAGACCGGCCAGGTGCTGCTGCCAAACGGCTGGAAACTGAGCCCGGCAGGTACATCCCTTCCACTTGGCGACCTGCCGCTTAACCTGCAGCTGTCATCATCCGGCAAATACCTGGCAGTTACCAACAATGGCCAAAGCACGCAATCGCTGCAGCTGATAGATCCGAAAGGACAAAAAGAATACGACAGCAAGGTGCTGGGTAAATCGTGGTATGGCATTGCCTTCAGCCGCGATGAAAAGAACCTTTACGCCTCTGGCGGTAACGACAATACTATCCTAAAATTTCGGCTGGCTGATAATAAGCTTGGCACCCCGGATACCATCAAACTAGGCGCAGCCTGGCCCAAAAATAAAATATGCCCAACAGGTATTGCGGTAAACAAGGCAAATACACAATTATACACCGTTACAAAAGAAGACAGTTGTTTATATGTTATTGACCCTGCTGCAAAAAGCATTGTTGATAAAGTAAAAATAGGAGCCGAGGCTTACAGCTGTATCCTTTCGCCGGATGAGAAGACCCTCTATATTTCACTTTGGGGCGGTGATAAAATAGCATTTTACAACATTGCCACAAAAAAGCTAACTACCCTTAGCACGGGCAGCCACCCCAACGAGTTGCTGTTAAACAAAAAAGGCACGTTACTTTTTGTTGCTAACGCGAATGATAATTCGGTAAGCATCGTAAACACTGCTTCACAAAAGGTGCTGGAAACGGTTTCAACGGCTCTTTATCCAACAAAGCTCACCGGCTCTACCACTAATGGCTTTGCACTGTCAGCAAACGAAAAGATGTTATACATTGCCAATGCCGATAACAACTGCCTTGCCGTATTTGATGTATCTAAACCCGGCAGCAGCCAAAGTCGTGGCTTTATTCCAACGGGCTGGTACCCAACCAACGTAAAGATGCTGGGCAGCAAAATACTGGTAAGTAATGGTAAAGGCTTCACCTCAATGGCTAACCCGAAAGGCCCGCAACCATTGCTAAAGGTAGATAACAGCGGTTATCAGCGGGGTGCCATCAATAGCAGAGAGCAATACATTGGCGGCCTGTTTAAGGGCACCTTATCGTTTATAGATGCCCCTAACGATATCAAGTTAAAGGCTTATACAAAGCAAGTTTATGCCAACGCTGCATTCACAGATAAGAAGGCGGCCGTTGCACCAGGCGAAGCTGGTAACCCTATTCCGCGTAAAGTGGGTGACAAATCGCCTATTAAGTACGTTTTCTACATCATCAAAGAAAACCGCACGTATGACCAGGTGCTTGGCGACATGCCGGAAGGTAACGGCGATACTTCCCTTTGCATTTTTGGTAAACGCACTACCCCAAACCTGCATGCAATAGCCAGCCAGTTTGCACTAATGGATAACTTTTATGTAGATGCCGAAGTGAGCGCCGATGGCCACAACTGGAGCATGGCAGCTTACGCCACTGACTTTGTAGAGAAAACTTGGCCTACCAGCTATGGCGGCCGCGGCGGTACTTACGATTTTGAGGGTACCCGCAAAGCCGCTTATCCACGTGATGGTTTTATTTGGGATTACTGCAAACGCGCCGGCGTAAGCTACCGCACCTATGGTGAATTTGCCGAAGGTGGCGAAAAGCCAAAGGCAAACCTTAAATCGCTGGAGGGGCATTTCTGCCTGCAATCGCCTGATTTTGACCTTACCATCAAAGATATCAAGCGTGAAGAAATATGGGAGCATGATTTTGATTCGCTGCTACGTGCTAACGCAGTTCCGCGCTTCAATACCGTACGCCTGGGTAACGACCACACCAGCGGCCAGCGCAAAGGCGCTTACTCGCCTACTGCAGCAGTTGCTGACAACGACCTTGCTGTAGGTCGTTTTATTGAGCACTTGTCTGAAAGCGCTATATGGAAAGAATCAGTTGTTTTTGTGCTTGAGGATGATGCCCAAAACGGACCAGACCACATAGATGCGCACCGCTCCCCTGTATTTGTGGTGAGCCCTTATGTAAAACGCAACGCTGTTATCCATAACATGTATTCTACATCCGGTGTGCTTCGTACAATTGAGCTGATACTCGGCTTGCCACCTATGAGCCAATATGATGCAGCCGCCATGCCGCTATACGAGTGCTTTACCGCTAAACCAGATCTTACACCATACAAAGCTAAAGACGCGCAGGTAGATATCGATCAGCGCAACGTAGCGGACAATGAAAGCAGCCGCAAATCAGAGTCGTTTAACCTGGCAGAAGAAGACGCAGCACCAGACCTGGAGTTGAACGAGGTTGTATGGAAATCGATTAAAGGTGAGAATTCGGTAATGCCTGCTCCAAAACGCAGTGCTTTTGTTATTTTAGAGAAGAAAAAGAAACAGGACGACGACTAA
- a CDS encoding DNA gyrase/topoisomerase IV subunit A, with amino-acid sequence MSDDLHTEHTPDSNEDNTLHNITTLDGLYENWFLDYASYVILDRAVPHINDGLKPVQRRILHSLKEMDDGRFNKAANVIGNTMKYHPHGDASIGDAMVQIGQKNLLIDCQGNWGDPVTGDSAAAPRYIEARLSKFALDVVFNPDTTDWQASYDGRNREPITLPVKFPLLLAQGAEGIAVGLATKILPHNFIELLDASIAWLQGVRPNLVPDFPTGGMADTSAYNEGQRGGRVRVRAKILERDKKTLVITEIPFTTTTGSLIDSVISANDKGKIKIKKIEDNTARDVEVVIHLAPGISPDVTIDALYAFTDCEVSISPNTCVIQDDKPRFMSVNDMLAESTNKTRDLLKQELDIRLKELMEKIFFSSLLKIFIQEGMYKHPDYEGSSTFELVVEVLNRLFEPFFPLFYREILPEDYKRLIDKPMSSITRFDFKKTDEQIKNLEAEIKQVKHHLKYLTEYTIAWFEKLKEKYGKDRGRKTELRTFDKVEATQVALANIKLYMNREDGFIGSGLKKDEFVCDCSDIDEIIVFRADGKFMVTKVQDKVFVGKEILHAAVFKKNDERTVYNMIYKDGQSGVSYIKRFSVTGITRDKEYDLTKGTKGSKVLYFTANPNGEAEIVNVQLKPHAKLKKLQFDEDFATIAIKGRGSMGNMVTKYPVKKILLKSKGVSTLAGRKIWYDEILKRLNADGRGKYLGEFDGDDRILTLLSNGLYELTNFDLNNHFDDKMILIEKYDPAKVYAVVHYEGKGKNYMVKRFVFENTVVGKQTSIISDEAGSKLILLSGAAQPVVKVEQLKGKALTPETVELNLTDLIDVKGMKAMGNRLSVHPVKSVELIAEHDDEDDVPDPAPDSVEDTEIVITPEEKQVADPEPPAQQTPAASVKSNELEETAANPTEQTKPVQPKKIDFEITNPDDLDIDDKGQLGLF; translated from the coding sequence ATGAGTGACGATTTGCACACTGAGCATACACCCGATAGTAACGAAGACAATACCCTTCACAACATTACCACCCTCGACGGGCTTTACGAAAACTGGTTTCTTGATTACGCATCTTATGTGATCCTGGACCGTGCTGTACCGCACATTAATGATGGTCTTAAGCCTGTACAGCGCCGTATACTGCACTCTCTTAAAGAGATGGACGATGGGCGCTTTAATAAAGCCGCCAACGTTATTGGTAATACCATGAAGTACCACCCGCATGGTGACGCATCTATAGGTGATGCCATGGTGCAAATAGGCCAAAAGAACTTACTAATAGATTGCCAGGGTAACTGGGGCGACCCGGTAACAGGCGACTCTGCCGCTGCACCACGTTACATAGAGGCTCGCCTGTCAAAATTCGCACTGGATGTTGTTTTCAATCCGGATACTACTGACTGGCAGGCAAGTTACGACGGGCGTAACCGCGAGCCGATAACCCTTCCTGTTAAGTTCCCCCTGTTGTTAGCGCAGGGTGCTGAGGGTATTGCTGTTGGTTTGGCTACCAAGATATTGCCGCACAACTTTATAGAGTTACTGGATGCTTCTATAGCGTGGCTGCAGGGTGTTCGGCCCAACCTGGTACCTGACTTCCCAACCGGGGGTATGGCAGATACATCTGCCTATAACGAAGGCCAGCGCGGCGGAAGGGTACGCGTACGCGCCAAAATACTGGAGCGCGACAAGAAGACGTTGGTTATAACCGAAATACCTTTTACTACCACAACGGGTAGCCTGATAGATAGCGTAATCAGCGCAAATGATAAGGGAAAGATCAAGATCAAGAAGATTGAAGATAATACCGCCAGGGATGTAGAAGTGGTTATCCATCTTGCGCCCGGTATATCTCCTGACGTTACTATCGACGCGTTGTACGCCTTTACCGATTGCGAGGTATCTATATCGCCAAATACCTGCGTGATACAGGACGACAAGCCGCGCTTTATGAGCGTGAACGACATGCTTGCCGAAAGCACCAACAAAACACGCGACCTGCTAAAACAGGAACTGGACATCAGGCTAAAGGAGTTAATGGAGAAGATATTCTTCAGCTCCCTGCTTAAAATATTCATTCAGGAGGGCATGTACAAGCACCCGGACTATGAAGGTTCCTCTACTTTTGAGCTCGTAGTAGAAGTGCTTAACCGTTTGTTCGAGCCCTTCTTTCCGTTGTTTTACCGCGAGATACTCCCTGAAGATTACAAGAGGCTTATTGATAAACCGATGAGCAGCATTACCCGTTTCGACTTTAAGAAAACGGATGAGCAGATCAAGAACCTGGAGGCAGAAATAAAACAGGTTAAGCATCACCTAAAATATCTTACCGAATATACCATTGCCTGGTTTGAAAAGCTCAAGGAAAAGTATGGTAAAGATCGAGGCCGTAAAACTGAGTTGCGCACCTTTGATAAGGTAGAAGCTACCCAGGTAGCATTGGCCAACATCAAACTATACATGAACCGTGAGGATGGTTTTATCGGCAGCGGACTTAAAAAGGATGAGTTTGTTTGTGACTGTTCTGACATCGACGAGATCATCGTGTTCCGTGCCGACGGCAAGTTCATGGTGACCAAGGTGCAGGATAAGGTGTTTGTAGGTAAAGAAATACTACATGCCGCCGTATTCAAAAAGAACGACGAACGCACCGTATATAATATGATTTATAAGGACGGGCAAAGCGGCGTAAGCTATATTAAGCGTTTCTCCGTCACGGGCATCACACGCGACAAGGAATATGACCTTACCAAGGGTACGAAAGGGTCAAAAGTGCTTTACTTTACTGCTAACCCTAACGGCGAGGCAGAAATAGTGAACGTACAGCTCAAGCCACACGCCAAACTTAAAAAGCTGCAGTTTGATGAGGATTTTGCTACCATAGCCATTAAAGGCCGTGGATCTATGGGTAATATGGTAACTAAGTACCCGGTTAAAAAGATATTGTTAAAAAGCAAAGGTGTATCTACCCTTGCAGGTCGTAAGATATGGTATGATGAGATACTTAAACGCCTTAACGCAGACGGTAGGGGTAAATACCTGGGTGAATTTGACGGCGACGACCGCATCCTTACCTTATTGAGCAACGGCTTATACGAACTTACCAACTTCGATCTTAATAATCACTTTGATGATAAGATGATACTGATAGAAAAGTATGATCCTGCAAAGGTTTACGCAGTGGTGCATTACGAAGGCAAGGGTAAGAACTATATGGTAAAACGCTTCGTATTTGAAAATACGGTAGTAGGAAAGCAAACCAGCATTATAAGTGATGAAGCCGGCTCTAAACTTATCCTGCTGTCGGGTGCAGCACAGCCGGTAGTAAAGGTGGAGCAACTAAAAGGTAAAGCACTTACACCTGAAACAGTTGAGCTGAACCTGACCGACCTTATAGATGTGAAGGGCATGAAAGCCATGGGCAACCGTTTATCTGTTCACCCGGTAAAAAGTGTTGAACTAATAGCAGAGCATGACGACGAGGATGATGTACCAGACCCGGCTCCTGACTCTGTTGAAGATACCGAAATAGTAATTACACCGGAGGAAAAGCAGGTAGCAGACCCGGAGCCGCCCGCACAACAAACACCGGCAGCTTCCGTTAAATCAAACGAACTGGAAGAAACTGCTGCAAATCCAACGGAGCAAACAAAACCTGTTCAGCCCAAGAAGATTGATTTTGAGATAACCAACCCTGACGATCTGGACATTGATGACAAAGGCCAGTTAGGTTTGTTTTAA